In Streptomyces thermolilacinus SPC6, a single genomic region encodes these proteins:
- a CDS encoding IucA/IucC family protein — MSTAAHRTADAVAHLTPERWAHANRLLVRKALAEFSHERLLDPQPLGEGRYRVLSDDGATEYRFTAGRFALDHWQVYADSISRHRDGAELPLDALEFVIELRGALGLSDEILPVYLEEISSTLSGTAYKSAKPPVTAAELAKAGFQAVETGMTEGHPCFVANNGRLGFGGDEYHAYAPEAASPLRLVWLAAHRDRTAFTAGADIEYDSFIRAELGDATVDGFARTLAERGLDPADYLLVPVHPWQWWNKLTVTFAAEIARQRLVYLGEGDDQYLAQQSIRTFFNTTDPAKHYVKTALSVLNMGFMRGLSAAYMEATPAINDWLAKLIDQDGVLRAARFSIIRERAAVGYRHLEYEAATDRYSPYRKMLAALWRESPVPSLEPGQRLATMASLLHTDHEGASFAGALIAESGLAPDRWLRRYLDAYLLPVLHTFYAYDLAWMPHGENVILVIEDGTVQRAIFKDIAEEIVVMDPDAVLPPAVERIRVEVPEDQKLLSVFTDVFDCFFRFLGATLDAEGVLDEETFWATVAECVTAYQESRPELAEKFARYDIFADEFTLSCLNRLQLRNNKQMVDLADPSAALQLIGTLANPIAKHRP; from the coding sequence ATGAGCACCGCCGCACACCGCACCGCCGACGCCGTCGCCCACCTCACCCCCGAGCGCTGGGCGCACGCCAACCGCCTCCTCGTCCGCAAGGCGCTGGCCGAGTTCTCCCACGAGCGGCTGCTCGACCCGCAGCCGCTCGGCGAGGGCCGGTACCGCGTCCTCAGCGACGACGGCGCCACCGAGTACCGCTTCACCGCCGGGCGGTTCGCCCTGGACCACTGGCAGGTGTACGCCGACTCCATCAGCCGCCACCGCGACGGCGCCGAGCTGCCGCTCGACGCGCTGGAGTTCGTCATCGAGCTGCGCGGCGCGCTGGGCCTGAGCGACGAGATCCTCCCCGTGTACCTGGAGGAGATCTCCTCGACGCTGTCCGGCACGGCGTACAAGTCCGCCAAGCCGCCCGTCACCGCCGCCGAACTGGCGAAGGCCGGCTTCCAGGCCGTCGAGACCGGCATGACCGAGGGCCACCCCTGCTTCGTCGCCAACAACGGCCGCCTCGGCTTCGGCGGCGACGAGTACCACGCCTACGCGCCGGAGGCGGCCAGCCCGCTGCGGCTCGTCTGGCTGGCCGCGCACCGGGACCGCACCGCCTTCACGGCCGGCGCGGACATCGAGTACGACAGCTTCATCCGCGCCGAGCTGGGCGACGCGACCGTGGACGGCTTCGCCCGGACGCTCGCCGAGCGCGGCCTGGACCCGGCGGACTACCTGCTGGTGCCGGTCCACCCGTGGCAGTGGTGGAACAAGCTGACGGTGACCTTCGCCGCCGAGATCGCCCGGCAGCGGCTCGTCTACCTGGGCGAGGGCGACGACCAGTACCTCGCCCAGCAGTCGATCCGCACGTTCTTCAACACCACCGACCCGGCCAAGCACTACGTCAAGACGGCCCTGTCGGTGCTGAACATGGGCTTCATGCGGGGCCTGTCCGCCGCGTACATGGAGGCCACGCCCGCCATCAACGACTGGCTGGCGAAGCTGATCGACCAGGACGGCGTGCTGCGCGCCGCCCGGTTCTCGATCATCCGGGAGCGCGCCGCGGTCGGCTACCGGCACCTGGAGTACGAGGCGGCCACCGACCGGTACTCGCCGTACCGCAAGATGCTGGCCGCGCTGTGGCGGGAGAGCCCGGTGCCGTCCCTGGAGCCGGGGCAGCGGCTGGCCACGATGGCGTCGCTGCTGCACACCGACCACGAGGGCGCGTCGTTCGCGGGCGCGCTGATCGCGGAGTCGGGGCTCGCCCCGGACCGGTGGCTGCGCCGCTACCTGGACGCGTACCTGCTGCCGGTCCTGCACACCTTCTACGCGTACGACCTGGCGTGGATGCCGCACGGCGAGAACGTGATCCTGGTCATCGAGGACGGCACGGTCCAGCGGGCGATCTTCAAGGACATCGCCGAGGAGATCGTCGTCATGGACCCGGACGCGGTGCTGCCGCCCGCCGTGGAGCGCATCCGGGTCGAGGTGCCCGAGGACCAGAAGCTGCTGTCGGTCTTCACGGACGTCTTCGACTGCTTCTTCCGCTTCCTGGGCGCCACGCTGGACGCCGAGGGCGTGCTGGACGAGGAGACGTTCTGGGCGACGGTCGCCGAGTGCGTCACGGCGTACCAGGAGTCGCGTCCGGAGCTGGCGGAGAAGTTCGCCCGGTACGACATCTTCGCGGACGAGTTCACGCTGTCGTGCCTGAACCGGCTCCAGCTGCGCAACAACAAGCAGATGGTGGACCTGGCGGACCCGTCGGCGGCCCTCCAGCTGATCGGCACCCTGGCCAACCCGATCGCCAAGCACCGCCCGTAG
- the glmS gene encoding glutamine--fructose-6-phosphate transaminase (isomerizing), with protein sequence MCGIVGYIGKRDVAPLLLEGLARLEYRGYDSAGMVVTSPKSSGLKMVKAKGRVRDLEAKLPKRFNGTTGIAHTRWATHGAPSDVNSHPHLDPENKVAVVHNGIVDNAAELRAKLEADGVVFASETDTEVITHLIARSQATTLEEKVREALKVIEGTYGIAVMHADFNDRIVVARNGSPVILGIGEKEMLVASDIAALIAHTRQVVTLNDGEMATLKADDFRTYTTSGATTTATPETVEWEAASYDMGGHDTYMHKEISEQPDAVDRVLRGRIDDRFSTVHLGGLNLDAREARTIRRIKILGCGTSYHAGMIGASLIEGMARIPADAEPASEFRYRNPVVDPDTLYIAVSQSGETYDVLAAVQELKRKGARVLGVVNVVGSAIAREADGGVYVHAGPEVCVVSTKCFTNTVVAFALLALHLGRIRDLSVTDGKRIIEGLRKLPEQIGEILKQEDEIKELAAAYAGAQSMMFIGRVRGYPVALEASLKLKEISYIHAEAYPASELKHGPLALIEPALPTVAIVPDDDLLEKNRAALEEIKARSGRILAVAHQPQEKADHTIVVPKNEDELDPILMGIPLQLFAYHTALAMGRDIDKPRNLAKSVTVE encoded by the coding sequence ATGTGCGGAATTGTCGGTTACATCGGTAAGCGTGATGTGGCTCCGCTGCTGCTGGAAGGCCTGGCGCGGCTGGAGTACCGGGGCTACGACTCCGCGGGCATGGTCGTCACCAGCCCGAAGTCGTCCGGCCTGAAGATGGTCAAGGCGAAGGGCCGGGTCCGCGACCTGGAGGCCAAGCTCCCCAAGCGCTTCAACGGGACCACCGGCATCGCGCACACCCGCTGGGCCACCCACGGCGCGCCGAGCGACGTCAACTCGCACCCGCACCTGGACCCGGAGAACAAGGTCGCCGTCGTCCACAACGGCATCGTCGACAACGCCGCCGAGCTGCGCGCCAAGCTGGAGGCCGACGGCGTCGTCTTCGCCTCCGAGACCGACACCGAGGTCATCACCCACCTGATCGCCCGCTCCCAGGCCACCACCCTGGAGGAGAAGGTCCGCGAGGCGCTCAAGGTCATCGAGGGCACCTACGGCATCGCCGTGATGCACGCGGACTTCAACGACCGCATCGTGGTCGCCCGCAACGGCTCCCCCGTGATCCTCGGCATCGGCGAGAAGGAGATGCTCGTCGCCTCCGACATCGCCGCCCTGATCGCCCACACCCGCCAGGTCGTCACCCTGAACGACGGCGAGATGGCCACCCTGAAGGCCGACGACTTCCGCACGTACACCACCTCGGGCGCGACCACCACCGCGACGCCGGAGACCGTGGAGTGGGAGGCCGCCTCGTACGACATGGGCGGCCACGACACGTACATGCACAAGGAGATCTCCGAGCAGCCCGACGCGGTGGACCGCGTGCTGCGCGGCCGCATCGACGACCGGTTCTCCACCGTCCACCTGGGCGGCCTGAACCTGGACGCGCGCGAGGCCCGGACGATCCGCCGCATCAAGATCCTGGGCTGCGGCACCTCGTACCACGCGGGCATGATCGGCGCGAGCCTCATCGAGGGCATGGCCCGCATCCCCGCGGACGCCGAGCCGGCCTCCGAGTTCCGCTACCGCAACCCGGTCGTGGACCCCGACACGCTGTACATCGCCGTCTCCCAGTCGGGTGAGACGTACGACGTGCTGGCCGCCGTGCAGGAGCTGAAGCGCAAGGGCGCCCGCGTCCTCGGCGTGGTCAACGTCGTCGGCTCGGCCATCGCCCGTGAGGCTGACGGCGGCGTGTACGTCCACGCGGGCCCGGAGGTCTGCGTCGTCTCCACCAAGTGCTTCACTAACACGGTCGTCGCGTTCGCGCTGCTCGCCCTGCACCTCGGCCGCATCCGGGACCTGTCCGTCACGGACGGCAAGCGGATCATCGAGGGCCTGCGCAAGCTGCCGGAGCAGATCGGCGAGATCCTCAAGCAGGAGGACGAGATCAAGGAGCTGGCCGCCGCGTACGCGGGCGCCCAGTCCATGATGTTCATCGGCCGGGTGCGCGGTTACCCGGTGGCGCTGGAGGCCTCCCTGAAGCTCAAGGAGATCTCGTACATCCACGCCGAGGCGTACCCGGCGTCCGAGCTGAAGCACGGCCCGCTCGCGCTGATCGAGCCCGCGCTGCCGACCGTCGCGATCGTCCCGGACGACGACCTGCTGGAGAAGAACCGCGCCGCGCTGGAGGAGATCAAGGCCCGCAGCGGCCGCATCCTCGCCGTCGCGCACCAGCCGCAGGAGAAGGCCGACCACACGATCGTCGTGCCGAAGAACGAGGACGAGCTGGACCCGATCCTCATGGGCATCCCGCTCCAGCTCTTCGCGTACCACACGGCGCTCGCCATGGGCCGCGACATCGACAAGCCGCGCAACCTCGCCAAGTCCGTCACGGTCGAGTAG
- a CDS encoding GNAT family N-acetyltransferase — protein sequence MSTTGTTGTSGIGTLTFRPLDPLSDAGLVHRWVTHPKAAYWLMQDHRLEDVERDYMAIAAHPHHDAFLGLHDGEPAFLMERYDPAHVELVGLYDAEPGDVGMHFLVAPTDTPIHGFTRAVITAVMAELFRDPAVERVVVEPDVRNTAVHALNEAVGFVPVDKIVKPEKEALLSVCTREAFEAAVGAAR from the coding sequence ATGAGCACCACCGGCACCACCGGCACCTCCGGCATAGGCACCCTCACGTTCCGCCCGCTCGACCCCCTCTCCGACGCCGGGCTGGTGCACCGCTGGGTCACCCACCCCAAGGCGGCCTACTGGCTGATGCAGGACCACCGCCTGGAGGACGTCGAGCGGGACTACATGGCCATCGCCGCGCACCCGCATCACGACGCGTTCCTCGGCCTGCACGACGGCGAGCCCGCGTTCCTCATGGAGCGCTACGACCCCGCGCACGTCGAGCTGGTCGGCCTGTACGACGCCGAGCCCGGCGACGTGGGCATGCACTTCCTGGTCGCCCCGACGGACACCCCGATCCACGGCTTCACCCGCGCGGTGATCACCGCCGTGATGGCCGAGCTGTTCCGCGACCCGGCCGTCGAGCGGGTCGTCGTCGAGCCCGACGTCCGCAACACCGCCGTCCACGCCCTCAACGAGGCCGTCGGCTTCGTCCCCGTGGACAAGATCGTCAAGCCCGAGAAAGAGGCCCTGCTCAGCGTCTGCACCCGCGAGGCGTTCGAGGCGGCCGTGGGAGCCGCCCGATGA